The genome window TAGATTGAACTCCAGCCAGTTTAATGGACgcaataaaattattcaactGGTGTGCTTTAGAACAATTGCTCCGATTTTGGACTAACTGCTTAAAATtagtatttaaaaatggaataacATGTTTCTGCGACCACTACCGTAGTcataaaacataaaacattaaataaaatcaGCTGAACCTcgaatctgaatttttgaattttcaaatatttcaacgAACAGAACAACTTGAATATGTAACAAAAGTAACACACACTTTATGTACATACTTTTTTCACGCTTTCTTAGACGAACAATAGTTGAGAACCGAATTTTCAGTAACGAattaatgattaaaaaatgtttatcatACGTCATCAATTGAATGCTCTGaagtttatctgaaaatttttggtcacTTGACAATAAATCGAGTCGGCTTGCCCTCATTAGGTACTCTTTCAACTCCTCAGAGAGTTTCAATTGCTTTGATTTTCATATGACTCTACTTTTTCAAACGTCTTTCTCGCTTTCAGAACTTTTCATTTCAGATTTAAGTTCTCTAATTTCTTTTTGAGttcctttttttgttagaGCACGAGCCAAACTGAAAACGCATAACTcataattaaatttctttaaaaacaagccaactggaaaatgtcaaaaatacgCTGCCTAGCAACTtgaatttctctttttctgaaatgataTTCTTGATATAATGTTTGATCTTTGTGACTCAATTGGTTAATTTATAAGTAAAGCATAAAAGTTTACTTTGAGATTGTTGTCTTTAGTtagaagtttcatttttccaactaCCATTATGATACTAACCTTTTTCTTAATCgtgggaaatttttggtttttctggaagaaactttgtttttttaactCCTCTTGTCACTCGGAAATTTTCTACaccataatttttgtttcttttctttctcgaCATcatacttttaattttaaagctacagtaatccaaccTCAATTCACCGTAAAATCTACCGTACTCCATCATGTCGGTGATTTCGGACGGTGTGATTTCTGATGGGGTAGTATCGGATGGAGAAGTTGAAACAACAACATCCACCATACTGGCCACAATTGTGACTACCGTAATATCTACTTTGGCAACTACACAGGAAGATCATGTCTCCACAAGATTTCCACCACCTAGGAATTGGACACCATCAAATGCAACTCTCAAGCTGCCAAGTTCGTTTTTTGGCTGGACTTTTGTTTCATACATATAATTTGTGTTTTGTACGGCTAAACACCacaaaaagttattcataattgaaatttatttccgtcaacaaattctaatttaaatACCCCCGATTggaaactgaaagaaaatttggaaatattaatATTGCCGCTGAAAATACCACATTGTTACCATCTAGAGACTCACTGACAACTTTAGCATCTTGAATGGTTCCGATGTTTTCATTGACGTCAATATTAGTAaccttcaaaaattctgagtTAACTTCTATTTCTACAATTTCTCCTAACTCCTTTGATGACTAACCGTTCGTTATTTATCAGCCAACGTtgttcaaactgaaaattatcacaaactttgaatcttgatttttttcaaaaacacctGTTATCTTAGAATCACGAGAGAGCCAAGCTCAACCGCTGTTTACGGTAGATAGAAATTGGCAGGTGTATCACAAATTAGTTAGAGAGAGAGCTGACATTCAGTcaactcaaaaaacttttgagatAGCCTAACCCCTTATTAGGTCTTGGCGAAAATCTCATTTGCGTTTGGCTCACTGCCTCCTCATCTGACTACGGTAAGATTTTCTCCTGAGAGTAGTAGTAGCAAATTACCTGGTTAGAAgagaaaaaacttgttttatattttgacactGACCCTCGCTCGTCTTTTTCGCGCGCGCTCCGATTTCTAGTGTAAGATATTGAGTGGTCCCAAGCACTCTGAACAACTGACACTTTGTCTATCCACTTGATGCCCCTGAACTCTGGCTTTGAATGTTTTAATAAATGCAACTAGGTTGAATTGTTCCATTTTATTTAACGAATAGCATGATATGGATAAACTCTTTCAATCATTATCCACTGAGTCTATTTTAAACGCACTTACTATTGGAcaagaatatttgaaatggAAAGAAGGTGCTAAAAGCGACGGTAAGTTTaatctagaaaataaaattgtcagTGTTTTTTGAAGCTACGCTAAAAACTGCATAGATccagaatttcagattaatcAAAAGCTCACCTAAACTcttaatcatattttttcaggaatggGTAACTCAGCATCGGCTAAACAGGTGGCGGACCAAGTGGCTTATGGAGTGGTAAGATATTAAAAGTTTTACTCTGACAATCATAGTAAcgtgtttctttttcagatttcatgTATCACCGTGGGCGTATTGATTGTCATGCTCTACATGTCAGTATTTGGCCAAAGAGTTCGTGCAACCGCTGTGCGATGGCACGTGCTTAACTGTAGTCTGTGGGGTATATTACATTTGGTAGGCACAATTTCCTAACAGGTTTCTTCATTCCGTAAGTTAAGATATCATACGCATCATTTGCTGAAAAAGCTCCTTGGCCCAACTACATTACGAATCAAAACTGGAGAGACACAGCGAGACAAGTCGAGTGCTTCACTCGTTCCGTTTTTCCAGCTGGAATGGTATTTGTGTATCTCGAGCAGATAATTCTCacaattgctccaaaattggCTAATTCCATAGTTTTCAATGCGATCTTTTTCATACTTCTCATTCCTTTCCTCAATGGTCTCATGATTTTCTTGTATTATGCTCACGTAAGTTTAAAACAGAATAAGGCTCAATATCATATCAATTCCTTCCAGTTCATGGATATTGTCTGGTGGTATGAGCCAATTGATCTATTCAATTTGGCAACATATCTCATCTTTACCACTTTCACCTTCATCTACTTCCTCTTCTGTCTTTTTGGAACCTGCCTCTGCTGTGCAACTATGACATCAAAGAAGCCATCCTCGGTAGAGATTTCCCACTAATTTTCTAGattcaaatctaaaaatttgcagcGTACCACTGGAACTTTTGCTGATATGTGGCTTCTCTTCCCATACGGATTGATTCCATCTATCATGTATGGTCCATCATTCGGAATGACTTCTGTCAGTTTTGCCATGCAACATCTTCTTACCTGGGTTCTTGAAAGTGGTCTTCTAACTGGCGGAGGTGGATCATCGTCCGGTGGTAGTTTCATTGACATGAATCTTTTGATGCAAGTTGCCACAAATGCCATCCTCGCAATGCCTTGGTTCGTTCTTCTCTTCCCATTGGTTCAATCCATTCTGGCACTGGTTTGCCTGAGAATGTTCCGTGAACAGGTAAGAACATTGGCATTGTTTATGTTGTTGTTGCTAAGTATTATGGTACTGCAGGTgtttgaataagaaaaaaataatgtggctaactttgttttttagttGGTTTAAAGGCAAAATagagaaaagtcaaaaatagaAGTAACACCTGTATGTACATGGTAAAAAGGGGTGCATAGGATTTTGACCTATAATCTTTCTGAAAACGGAAATAATTTAACTAAGTTAATGGCATGAAGCAtctcggaaaatttcagagtcaAATGGCGCCACACAGTATTGATAGATTTCACATATAGGTGGCGTATTCTGTCCGCCTTATTTCACTGAAGCTCTCTGGCAGATTCTCCTAAAAATTCTACAATGAGCTGACTccatgaatctgaaaattttgcaagttgcattttcaaatttaggctctcattttcatattatcacaaaaaaagtttgatcaAAAAACATAACAAATCGTTAGTCACGCGCGAAATGTTATCAGATTTGATTAGCGGTtgctcggtttttttttttggcaaactagTGATTAGAATATGAAAACGCAGGTGTTtgaattaaagttttgaacaaGATTCTAAGAAgacaaagagaaaaaatattctgacGTTTTGGAGAAGGTTTggttttaaaatctgaaaagaaaaatttgaaagaaggGAATTTCTCCGAAAAGTAATTGAGAAAAGGTTATTACGAATATGGAGAACTAGAACTAGGGTTTATGGCCTAAACGAGAAAATTTCCGTTTGGCGCAAGGTATTATAAGACCCACAAAATAGAAAGAATAGATTGTTCTCAAAGCGAGTTACGCAAGACTTGAAGGCTCGCCTGTAGGAATAAGTGTACCTACATGAAAAGTATACatgttttttgtgaagtctAACATTCTACCAACAtggcaaaatgttttgaaatttaactacttgttttctgttttcgaTAAGCATCCGCATAGGTCTGACAACAAATAACAGTAACtggtcaaatattttttccaaactcaaaattaattttaaattttcagttcttctTCATGATTTCCTGTGGACGAATCTTTGAGGGAAAACgtgcaaaaattggaatgacTGAATGGAATGTGACATCAATTGGACCTCCACCACTCTATCCAAACTCTCCATCTGAAAAGCAAGAAGCTTGAGAATGAGAATGTGATTTCAGTGAAGTGATAATTCGTATTTCTTTGATATTTACCATAAATCCTCTCCCGTCAGTCCCTACTGTCTTGTCTGTCGTTACCCATTCCTCCGCCACCCCCGCATTCTGTGATCTCACCAATCGTGTCTGATTGATCATTTCTAATAAATGCATTGTGTTAAGAGCTCTTATCAAACGTTTTTAGTGCTCACACAGACAGTTTTTTGTACATCAGAATGTATACATAGGTGAAATCAAAACATGTTTTCGTTTGATGCATCGTACTCACTTGTACATAGACTGTTTGACTAGCTTTATTGTGGTTTTCTTGCTTGGAGTTAAGACGTTCGGCAATTTATTTACGCTGGTAAAGCTAGAACTTTCAACtacttttgtttattttataaattttggttcaaaaaattctaaaacttttctgtaaattaaaaattcatgaaactTAAAACGTTTGTATGTGTCCGTAATCACTATCAGTTAGGAAACTTGATGATTATGCAGAAAAACTGACTAgacttttagattttgaacACTCAATACTAGTGTGCCCGAATTGTCtaaagtattttgaaaaaaaactatattttctacTTATTTAATGATTTATCTCCAAGATGAATCAGCATGGTattgatagttttgaaaaatgttttagtagagaattttattttgaaaattgatctaTCAAGTGTGAAGCATTTTCGAAGCTAGACAGactttaaaaaacaagtttcGTGGTTTTCGGCTTCAGGAATTAAACAAAACAGTCAAGAGAGACCAGcttatttttacttttgttccttttgtatttttccagtAGTTGAGTATTACTTAGAGTTAAAACTCCCACAAGTTACAGACCACTTttgtcataaattttttgcaattgtgATCAGATTTGCAGCGAACCAATTGTTTAAAGTAAATACTTATGTAAATTATTTCTTTGTGAATATTAACAATTTAGACGAATg of Caenorhabditis elegans chromosome II contains these proteins:
- the Y9C2UA.1 gene encoding uncharacterized protein (Confirmed by transcript evidence), which gives rise to MGNSASAKQVADQVAYGVISCITVGVLIVMLYMSVFGQRVRATAVRWHVLNCSLWGILHLISYASFAEKAPWPNYITNQNWRDTARQVECFTRSVFPAGMVFVYLEQIILTIAPKLANSIVFNAIFFILLIPFLNGLMIFLYYAHFMDIVWWYEPIDLFNLATYLIFTTFTFIYFLFCLFGTCLCCATMTSKKPSSRTTGTFADMWLLFPYGLIPSIMYGPSFGMTSVSFAMQHLLTWVLESGLLTGGGGSSSGGSFIDMNLLMQVATNAILAMPWFVLLFPLVQSILALVCLRMFREQFFFMISCGRIFEGKRAKIGMTEWNVTSIGPPPLYPNSPSEKQEA
- the Y9C2UA.1 gene encoding uncharacterized protein (Confirmed by transcript evidence), translated to MSVISDGVISDGVVSDGEVETTTSTILATIVTTVISTLATTQEDHVSTRFPPPRNWTPSNATLKLPRMGNSASAKQVADQVAYGVISCITVGVLIVMLYMSVFGQRVRATAVRWHVLNCSLWGILHLISYASFAEKAPWPNYITNQNWRDTARQVECFTRSVFPAGMVFVYLEQIILTIAPKLANSIVFNAIFFILLIPFLNGLMIFLYYAHFMDIVWWYEPIDLFNLATYLIFTTFTFIYFLFCLFGTCLCCATMTSKKPSSRTTGTFADMWLLFPYGLIPSIMYGPSFGMTSVSFAMQHLLTWVLESGLLTGGGGSSSGGSFIDMNLLMQVATNAILAMPWFVLLFPLVQSILALVCLRMFREQFFFMISCGRIFEGKRAKIGMTEWNVTSIGPPPLYPNSPSEKQEA
- the Y9C2UA.1 gene encoding uncharacterized protein (Confirmed by transcript evidence), which encodes MSLVTTRGGFILLLLFATLASPKKAVVVDEDTIIFDDYTPGMGNSASAKQVADQVAYGVISCITVGVLIVMLYMSVFGQRVRATAVRWHVLNCSLWGILHLISYASFAEKAPWPNYITNQNWRDTARQVECFTRSVFPAGMVFVYLEQIILTIAPKLANSIVFNAIFFILLIPFLNGLMIFLYYAHFMDIVWWYEPIDLFNLATYLIFTTFTFIYFLFCLFGTCLCCATMTSKKPSSRTTGTFADMWLLFPYGLIPSIMYGPSFGMTSVSFAMQHLLTWVLESGLLTGGGGSSSGGSFIDMNLLMQVATNAILAMPWFVLLFPLVQSILALVCLRMFREQFFFMISCGRIFEGKRAKIGMTEWNVTSIGPPPLYPNSPSEKQEA
- the Y9C2UA.1 gene encoding Seven TM Receptor (Confirmed by transcript evidence), with amino-acid sequence MDKLFQSLSTESILNALTIGQEYLKWKEGAKSDGMGNSASAKQVADQVAYGVISCITVGVLIVMLYMSVFGQRVRATAVRWHVLNCSLWGILHLISYASFAEKAPWPNYITNQNWRDTARQVECFTRSVFPAGMVFVYLEQIILTIAPKLANSIVFNAIFFILLIPFLNGLMIFLYYAHFMDIVWWYEPIDLFNLATYLIFTTFTFIYFLFCLFGTCLCCATMTSKKPSSRTTGTFADMWLLFPYGLIPSIMYGPSFGMTSVSFAMQHLLTWVLESGLLTGGGGSSSGGSFIDMNLLMQVATNAILAMPWFVLLFPLVQSILALVCLRMFREQFFFMISCGRIFEGKRAKIGMTEWNVTSIGPPPLYPNSPSEKQEA